The following are encoded in a window of Vicia villosa cultivar HV-30 ecotype Madison, WI unplaced genomic scaffold, Vvil1.0 ctg.000334F_1_1_1, whole genome shotgun sequence genomic DNA:
- the LOC131626905 gene encoding uncharacterized protein LOC131626905 gives MTHVKAYYRKMSVYSEDGGFLMHFFQDSLAGASLEWYVQLERTHIHSWRDLVEAFIKHYQYNVDMAPNRTQLQSLVQGSKESFKEYAQKWRELAARVQPPMTEREMIDMFTSTLSGHYYLACSASANFSEMLRVMPEGRKEGNADAIYGRRGPGRNNSQVNVVMIPVPQQQQHQQGQRSNNDRYPPRTRPHRKIDLISMTYAQVLQHLLKIEKITLRDAPNAPDTQSPNYNANARCAFLSGAAGHDTKRCIALKNKVQDLLDQNIIQFTPTPNIVNNPMPARGGGSGVNAIENEEISVVSDVGCLTFPLVSVKQHLVNRGIFPGYGANCENCRRQPEGCADLKSMVQKLIDEGPLQFYQRLRGAKSKDGEVSVILIPYEPVSPICIQVPIQIPVSIPYEEQPAALMITVPGPIPYESERAIPWHYGSDVYYYGTKEEGEPSKEKFVEAAVANTDNFAGIGRITRNGRVFSPQLVQNNADGLAKAKGKQVLTDVQNSPTQNGPPDSAVPSKDVEELLRIIRKSDYKSALMRIDYAGVELRPSDLVVRAFDGSRRSVFGEVDLPIQVVVETGKVEGWGQVIDVRPKFDKNGLGFNPRRRNTSPKPNILSPIRFVSGGVIQDGQVNALVNGEEMDSDCDFDSWNRPSASGEKINNWTIEDVIQVTQAQE, from the exons ATGACTCATGTTAAGGCGTATTATCGGAAGATGTCTGTATATTCTGAGGATGGGGGTTTTCTAAtgcacttcttccaggatagtcttgCTGGGGCTTCCTTGGAGTGGTATGTTCAACTTGAGCGCACTCATAtccattcttggagagatcttgtggaggctttCATTAAGCATTATCAGTACAACGTTGATATGGCACCCAATAGGACTCAGTTGCAGAGTTTGGTTCAGGggtctaaagaatctttcaaggaatacgctcagaaatGGCGCGAGTTAGCTGCCAGGGTTCAGCCACCTATGACTGAGCGCGAGATGATCGATATGTTCACCAGTACCTTGTCTGGACACTATTACTTGGCTTGTAGTGCTTCAGCCAACTTTtctgaaatg CTGAGGGTTATGCCAGAAGGAAGGAAGGAAGGGAATGCGGATGCTATATATGGAAGAAGGGGTCCAGGGAGAAATAATTCACAGGTTAATGTTGTCATGATCCCAGTGCCGCAACAACAACAGCATCAGCAGGGACAGCGTTCGAATAATGATCGTTATCCTCCCAGGACTAGGCCTCACAGAAAGATTGATCTGATTTCTATGACCTATGCTCAAGTGCTAcaacatttgctcaagattgagaagattactttgagagatgctccgaATGCTCCGGACACACAATCTCCGAATTACAATGCGAATGCGCGGTGTGCTTTCCTCTCAGGTGCCGCTGGGCATGATACAAAGAGGTGCATTGCATTGAAGAACAAAGTCCAAGACTTGTTGGATCAAAATATAATCCAGTTCactcctacacccaatattgtcaataatcCCATGCCTGCCCGTGGCGGAGGTTCGGGTGTGAATGCTATTGAGAACGAAGAGATAAGTGTGGTATCTGATGTGGGCTGTTTGACCTTTCCTCTTGTGTCTGTGAAGCAACATCTGGTTAATAGAGGTATCTTTCCGGGCTATGGTGCGAATTGTGAGAATTGCAGGAGGCAACCCGAAGGTTGTGCTGATTTGAAAAGTATGGTACAAAAGCTGATTGATGAGGGTCCTCTTCAGTTCTATCAAAGATTGAGAGGTGCGAAGAGTAAAGATGGTGAAGTGTCTGTGATCTTAATTCCTTATGAGCCAGTTTCTCCAATATGTATCCAAGTGCCTATTCAGATACCTGTCAGTATCCCGTATGAGGAGCAACCAGCGGCGTTGATGATTACCGTGCCAGGGCCAATTCCATATGAAAGTGAGAGGGCCATCCCTTGGCATTATGGTTCAGACGTGTATTACTATGGCACGAAGGAGGAGGGCGAGCCATCTAAAGAGAAGTTTGTGGAAGCCGCAGTTGCAAACACCGATAATTTCGCTGGTATTGGTAGAATCACTCGCAATGGCAGGGTGTTCTCCCCTCAGCTTGTTCAAAACAATGCAGATGGTTTGGCTAAGGCCAAAGGCAAACAAGTGCTGACTGATGTCCAGAATTCTCCGACTCAGAATGGGCCACCTGATAGTGCTGTGCCTTCCAAGGATGTAGAAGAATTATTGAGAATCATCAGGAAATCCGATTACAAa TCGGCCCTCATGCGAATTGATTATGCTGGTGTCGAGTTGAGGCCTAGTGATTTGGTGGTGCGCGCTTTtgacggttcaaggaggtctgtgttcggagaGGTAGATTTACCAATCCAG GTTGTTGTTGAGACTGGAAAGGTAGAAGGCTGGGGGCAGGTAATTGacgtgcgtcccaaatttgacaagaatggtTTGGGTTTCAATCCTAGAAGGCGAAATACATCGCCAAAGCCTAATATCCTTAGCCCAATCAGGTTTGTGAGCGGAGGTGTCATTCAAGATGGTCAGGTTAATGCCCTTGTCAATGGTGAAGAAATGGATAGTGactgtgattttgatagctggaATCGTCCAAGTGCTTCTGGAGAGAAGATCAACAACTGGACAATCGAAGATGTCATTCAAGTCACACaggctcaggagtaa